From Pseudomonas sp. FP2335, the proteins below share one genomic window:
- a CDS encoding FecR domain-containing protein, which yields MPNADQRLVDQAIQWMITLRFNVADDASTAAFERWLHSSPEHQRVWHRVATMNDDFNHLPAQVGRRTLSGARQRISRRESLKLLGLVAGAAGLSWFGRDYTPLPAMMADYRTATGERRWVALSDGSKLQLNSATAIDATLTPERRKVQLRQGEILVNPSVDTRPFWVLTRHGDLRVEGSRLLVREEAQGTSLAVQQGTVAIFADRHDPSARQVIQPGASVLIDRTGIRTPIANGLDPWAWSDGVISAHNMRLDAFLSELARYRHGLLRCSEAVAGLRVSGTYQLSDTDQVLALVAQSLNVDVTYRSRYWVTVTPRV from the coding sequence ATGCCGAACGCTGACCAGCGCCTGGTAGACCAGGCCATCCAATGGATGATCACCCTGCGCTTCAACGTCGCCGACGACGCCAGCACCGCCGCGTTTGAACGCTGGCTGCACAGCAGCCCCGAACACCAGCGGGTGTGGCACCGGGTCGCGACGATGAATGACGACTTCAACCATCTGCCCGCCCAGGTCGGGCGCCGCACCCTCAGCGGTGCGCGGCAACGCATCAGCCGCCGCGAAAGCCTCAAGCTGCTGGGCCTGGTGGCCGGTGCGGCCGGCTTGAGCTGGTTCGGTCGCGACTACACACCACTGCCAGCGATGATGGCCGACTACCGCACCGCCACCGGCGAGCGGCGCTGGGTCGCGCTGAGCGATGGCAGCAAGCTGCAACTCAACAGCGCCACGGCGATTGATGCGACGCTCACCCCAGAGCGACGCAAGGTCCAACTGCGCCAGGGCGAGATACTGGTGAATCCCAGTGTCGATACCCGCCCCTTCTGGGTGCTGACCCGCCACGGCGATTTGCGCGTCGAAGGCTCGCGCTTGCTGGTTCGCGAAGAGGCCCAAGGCACCTCTCTTGCGGTGCAACAGGGCACGGTGGCGATATTTGCCGACCGCCATGACCCCAGCGCCCGGCAGGTGATCCAGCCCGGCGCGTCGGTGTTGATCGACCGCACAGGCATCCGCACACCCATCGCCAACGGCCTCGACCCGTGGGCCTGGAGCGACGGCGTGATCAGCGCCCACAACATGCGCCTCGACGCCTTCCTCAGCGAGCTGGCCCGCTACCGCCACGGGCTGCTGCGTTGCAGCGAAGCGGTGGCCGGACTGCGGGTGTCAGGGACTTATCAGTTGAGCGATACCGATCAAGTGCTGGCGCTGGTCGCGCAATCACTCAACGTCGATGTCACCTACCGCAGCCGCTATTGGGTGACGGTAACGCCCCGGGTTTAA
- a CDS encoding sigma-70 family RNA polymerase sigma factor yields MSSDHPLDPAAIGQLYQAHHSWLNGWLKRRTGCREHAADLAQETFVRLLNARKQQTLLQPRAYLSSIARSLMIDGYRRRELERAYLESLAHFPQVEVPSEETRLLILDSLERIDRLLDQLKPRVREAFLLAQLDGLTCAQIAQRLDVSKATVERDLSKALHACYRLRYAER; encoded by the coding sequence ATGTCGAGCGATCACCCACTGGACCCTGCCGCCATCGGCCAGCTTTACCAGGCGCATCATTCCTGGCTGAACGGCTGGTTGAAGCGGCGCACCGGCTGCCGCGAGCATGCCGCCGACCTGGCGCAAGAAACCTTTGTGCGCCTGCTCAACGCGCGCAAGCAGCAAACCTTGCTGCAACCGCGTGCGTACCTGAGCAGCATCGCCCGCAGCCTGATGATCGACGGGTACCGCCGCCGCGAGCTGGAACGTGCCTACCTCGAAAGCCTCGCGCATTTCCCACAGGTCGAGGTGCCGTCGGAAGAAACCCGCCTGTTGATCCTCGACAGCCTGGAACGCATCGATCGCTTGCTTGATCAACTTAAACCCCGCGTACGCGAAGCCTTCCTGCTCGCGCAACTGGACGGCCTGACCTGCGCGCAGATCGCCCAACGCCTGGACGTATCCAAGGCCACCGTGGAACGCGACCTGTCCAAGGCGCTGCACGCCTGCTATCGGTTACGTTATGCCGAACGCTGA
- a CDS encoding LysE family translocator, with amino-acid sequence MIDLATLAVFCGAVLLLLLSPGPNMAFVISHGVTHGWRGGMASALGIGVADLLLTALTATGVTAVVASWPPSFDLIRYAGVVYLLWLVFKTLQKSPGLEAAPANRVPLGRVFLQAMFNSLLNPKALLFFVVFLPQFVRPEAGSIAVQLMLLGGVLTLIAAVFHGLLGAFGGVLSRFFAKRSKSAWLQKWGLATVLTLLAVRLAVMSRPT; translated from the coding sequence ATGATCGACCTGGCGACCCTGGCGGTTTTTTGCGGTGCGGTGTTGTTGTTGCTGTTATCGCCGGGGCCGAACATGGCGTTTGTCATCAGCCACGGCGTGACCCACGGCTGGCGCGGTGGCATGGCCTCGGCCCTGGGCATCGGTGTGGCCGACCTGCTGCTGACCGCGTTGACCGCCACCGGGGTGACGGCGGTGGTGGCCAGTTGGCCGCCGTCCTTTGACCTGATCCGCTATGCCGGGGTGGTATACCTGCTGTGGCTGGTGTTCAAGACCTTGCAGAAAAGCCCGGGGCTGGAGGCGGCCCCGGCCAACCGCGTACCCCTGGGACGGGTGTTTCTGCAAGCGATGTTCAACAGTTTGCTCAATCCCAAGGCGTTGCTGTTTTTTGTGGTGTTCTTGCCGCAGTTCGTCCGGCCCGAAGCAGGCTCGATTGCCGTGCAGTTGATGCTGCTGGGCGGCGTGTTGACGTTGATCGCTGCAGTGTTTCACGGCTTGCTGGGGGCGTTTGGCGGGGTGTTGAGCCGGTTCTTTGCCAAACGCTCGAAAAGCGCCTGGCTGCAGAAATGGGGACTGGCGACGGTGCTCACGCTGCTGGCCGTGCGCCTGGCAGTGATGTCGCGCCCCACCTGA
- the inhA gene encoding isonitrile hydratase: protein MTLQIGFVLFPGIQQLDLTGPYDVLGSLPDVKLHLVWKDLAPVTSSTGLVFTPTVTYADCPTLDVICVPGGSGVGALMEDPQTLDFLSTQAQTARYVTSVCTGALVLGAAGLLRGRKATTHWAYHDMLAPLGAIPVQDRVVRDGNLLTGGGITAGIDFALTLAAELYSEAAAQLVQLQIEYAPAPPYHSGSPDTAPRHVLEEAHKRTAQSRRVRGEIVARAAARLG from the coding sequence ATGACCTTGCAAATCGGCTTTGTGTTGTTCCCCGGCATCCAGCAACTGGACCTGACCGGCCCCTATGACGTTCTCGGTTCGCTGCCAGACGTGAAGTTGCACCTGGTGTGGAAAGACCTCGCGCCGGTCACCTCCAGCACCGGCCTGGTGTTCACCCCGACCGTGACCTACGCCGATTGCCCAACGCTGGATGTGATCTGCGTGCCCGGCGGTTCCGGGGTGGGCGCGTTGATGGAAGACCCACAGACCCTGGACTTCCTCAGCACCCAGGCGCAGACCGCGCGCTACGTGACCTCGGTGTGTACCGGCGCGCTGGTGCTCGGCGCGGCGGGCCTGCTGCGCGGGCGCAAGGCCACCACCCACTGGGCCTACCACGACATGCTCGCCCCGCTCGGCGCGATCCCGGTGCAGGATCGTGTGGTGCGTGACGGCAACCTGCTGACGGGTGGCGGCATCACCGCCGGCATCGACTTTGCGCTGACATTGGCGGCGGAGTTGTACAGCGAAGCGGCGGCGCAACTGGTGCAGTTGCAGATCGAATACGCGCCGGCGCCGCCCTACCACTCAGGCAGCCCGGACACCGCGCCCCGGCATGTGCTGGAAGAAGCACACAAACGCACGGCGCAATCGCGCCGGGTGCGCGGCGAAATCGTCGCACGCGCCGCCGCACGACTCGGCTGA
- a CDS encoding GlxA family transcriptional regulator — MPRIVHVLAFDNAQVLDVTGPLQVFASTNDLARQRGLPLPYAVSVVAAQADPVMTSAGLALVAEPLPAIDAPCDTLVIAGGWGVYGAAEDPALVDWVREKARHTRRMTSVCTGAFLLAASGMLDGCRVATHWTRCEELARKFPSLTVESNPIFIRQGAVWTSAGVTAGIDLCLALVEEDLGREVALEVARHLVVFLKRPGGQSQFSVTLSLQKADSRFTELHAWMAENLTLDLNIPTLAAQAGMSERSFVRHYRNETGQTPARAVELIRVETARRQLADSTASIKRIAVQCGFGSEETLRRSFLRVLSVTPQAYRERFSPSNSSSHPVVCTAQRP; from the coding sequence ATGCCTCGAATCGTCCATGTCCTCGCTTTTGACAACGCCCAGGTGCTCGACGTGACCGGGCCGTTGCAGGTGTTCGCTTCCACCAATGACTTGGCGCGCCAGCGCGGTCTGCCGTTGCCCTACGCGGTTTCGGTAGTCGCTGCGCAGGCGGACCCGGTGATGACCTCCGCTGGCCTGGCGCTGGTGGCCGAGCCGTTGCCGGCCATCGACGCGCCGTGCGACACCCTGGTGATCGCCGGTGGCTGGGGCGTCTACGGCGCCGCCGAAGACCCGGCGCTAGTGGACTGGGTGCGCGAAAAAGCCAGGCATACGCGGCGCATGACCTCGGTGTGCACCGGCGCGTTTTTGCTGGCCGCCAGCGGCATGCTCGATGGCTGCCGCGTGGCCACCCACTGGACGCGTTGCGAAGAACTGGCGCGCAAATTTCCTTCGTTGACGGTGGAGTCCAACCCGATCTTCATCCGCCAGGGCGCGGTGTGGACCTCCGCCGGCGTCACCGCCGGCATCGACCTGTGCCTGGCGCTGGTTGAAGAAGACCTGGGCCGCGAAGTAGCCCTGGAAGTGGCACGCCACTTGGTGGTGTTCCTCAAGCGCCCGGGCGGGCAATCGCAATTCAGTGTGACCCTGTCCCTGCAAAAGGCCGACAGCCGCTTCACCGAACTCCACGCCTGGATGGCGGAAAACCTCACCCTCGACCTGAACATCCCGACCCTCGCCGCCCAGGCTGGCATGAGCGAACGCAGCTTTGTGCGCCACTACCGCAACGAAACCGGCCAGACCCCGGCGCGCGCCGTGGAACTGATCCGCGTTGAAACCGCACGCAGGCAGTTGGCCGACAGCACGGCATCAATCAAACGCATCGCCGTGCAATGTGGTTTTGGCAGTGAAGAAACCCTGCGCCGCAGTTTTCTGCGCGTCTTGTCGGTGACGCCCCAGGCCTACCGCGAGCGGTTTTCGCCGAGCAATTCCAGCAGTCACCCCGTCGTCTGCACCGCACAGCGCCCATAG
- a CDS encoding GNAT family N-acetyltransferase, producing the protein MSPFPTLHTQRLCLRELVANDAPALFDIHSDADSMRWFGADAMTELAQAQALIETFGHWRTQPNPGTRWGIEWEGELIGSCGLFKWNQKWNSCALACELAPDARGQGLMSEAMQAMLDWGFEQMQLHRVEAWVHPQNTASLKLLERLGFKAEGTLRDAGFWNGQRHDLGVLGLLSHEWLNRKTTGI; encoded by the coding sequence ATGAGCCCTTTCCCTACCCTACACACCCAACGCCTGTGCCTGCGTGAGCTTGTAGCAAACGACGCACCGGCGCTGTTCGACATCCACAGCGATGCCGACAGCATGCGCTGGTTCGGCGCCGACGCGATGACCGAGCTTGCCCAGGCCCAAGCCCTGATCGAAACCTTCGGGCACTGGCGCACCCAGCCCAACCCCGGAACACGCTGGGGAATCGAATGGGAGGGTGAACTGATCGGCAGTTGTGGTCTGTTCAAGTGGAACCAGAAGTGGAACAGTTGCGCACTCGCCTGTGAGCTGGCGCCCGACGCGCGTGGCCAGGGACTGATGAGTGAAGCTATGCAGGCAATGCTCGACTGGGGCTTTGAACAGATGCAATTGCATCGAGTGGAAGCCTGGGTGCATCCGCAAAATACCGCGTCGCTCAAGCTGTTGGAGCGACTGGGTTTCAAAGCCGAAGGAACGTTGCGCGACGCGGGGTTCTGGAATGGCCAACGACACGATCTGGGTGTATTGGGGTTGTTGAGCCACGAGTGGCTGAACAGGAAAACCACAGGTATTTAA
- a CDS encoding isochorismatase family protein — MRQVLLIIDVQPCFNPPAWLVDGIHALLGRLPSVATVERHDESITPFTRQLGWQPAPDDDSLVAADRIFVKHGYAPTPETIAYLKSLEPQRVLVCGIQTDTCVLAAGFALFDAGLQPTLISDLTVGSSLDRSGQLGVDLWRHHFGKVVDREQIFAATAP; from the coding sequence ATGCGCCAGGTACTGCTGATCATCGACGTGCAACCCTGCTTCAACCCGCCGGCATGGCTTGTGGACGGCATCCATGCCCTGCTCGGCCGCCTGCCCAGCGTCGCCACCGTCGAGCGCCACGACGAAAGCATCACCCCCTTCACCCGCCAACTCGGCTGGCAACCGGCGCCGGATGACGACAGCCTGGTGGCGGCGGATCGCATCTTCGTCAAGCACGGTTATGCGCCGACGCCCGAGACGATTGCCTACCTCAAAAGCCTGGAGCCGCAGCGTGTGTTGGTGTGTGGCATACAAACCGACACCTGCGTCCTGGCGGCGGGGTTTGCCCTGTTCGATGCAGGGTTGCAGCCGACGTTGATCAGCGATTTGACCGTGGGCTCGTCGCTGGATCGGTCAGGGCAGCTGGGGGTGGATTTGTGGCGACATCACTTTGGCAAGGTGGTGGATCGGGAGCAGATTTTTGCGGCAACCGCGCCATGA
- a CDS encoding glycoside hydrolase family 15 protein, with protein MVELKNEPQSAIDAHGIIGDMRSAALVNDTGSVDFFCWPEFDSPSIFCALLDSPEAGIFQLTPDLPDARREQIYLPDTNVLQTRWLSDEAVVEITDLLAISDDLDDLPLLIRRVRVISGTADIHLRCAVRHDYARAPTRASLDNRSVYFNADGQPGLRLSSSQALHIKDGAAVARFTLNQDEGAEFVLGGQDDERVDSACTDLALAHTLTFWRSWIAQSNYRGRWREMVNRSALALKLLTSRKHGAIIAAATFGLPESPGGERNWDYRYTWIRDASFTVYAFMRLGFVEEANAYMRWLKGRVSDCCGQPTKLNILYGIDGRQELPETALPHFKGHGGATPVRIGNGAVGQIQLDIYGELMDAVYLVNKYGEAISHDGWKHTVEVADQVCDIWNTKDVGIWEMRGEQHHFLHSRLMCWVALDRAIRLASKRSLPAPFARWDQTRQAIYADIWSNFWNEERGHFVQHIGSTALDGSMLLMPLVRFVAATDPRWLSTLEAIQKSLVRDGMVYRYRNDDNPIDGLQGTEGAFTACSFWYVECLARAGQVEKAHLEFEQLLRYANPLGLYAEEFDNQARHLGNTPQALSHLALISAASFLDRKLSGEKTTWQP; from the coding sequence ATGGTTGAGCTAAAGAACGAACCCCAAAGCGCCATCGACGCCCACGGCATCATTGGCGACATGCGCAGCGCGGCACTGGTCAACGACACGGGCAGCGTAGACTTCTTCTGCTGGCCGGAATTCGACAGCCCGTCGATCTTCTGCGCCCTGCTCGACAGCCCCGAAGCGGGCATTTTCCAGCTCACTCCGGACCTGCCAGACGCGCGCCGCGAACAGATCTACCTGCCCGACACCAACGTGCTGCAAACCCGCTGGCTCAGCGACGAAGCCGTGGTGGAGATCACCGACCTGCTGGCGATCAGTGATGACCTCGATGACCTGCCGCTGCTGATCCGTCGGGTGCGGGTGATCAGCGGCACGGCCGACATCCACCTGCGCTGTGCAGTGCGCCACGACTACGCGCGCGCGCCGACCCGCGCCAGCCTCGACAACCGCAGTGTGTACTTCAACGCCGATGGCCAGCCCGGCCTGCGTTTGTCCAGCAGCCAAGCCTTGCACATCAAGGATGGCGCGGCGGTTGCACGCTTCACCTTGAACCAGGACGAAGGCGCCGAATTCGTCCTCGGTGGCCAGGATGATGAGCGGGTGGACAGCGCTTGCACCGACCTCGCCCTTGCCCACACCCTGACGTTCTGGCGCAGCTGGATCGCCCAGTCGAACTACCGTGGACGCTGGCGCGAAATGGTCAATCGCTCGGCCCTGGCCTTGAAGCTTCTGACCTCGCGCAAACACGGCGCGATCATCGCCGCCGCCACCTTCGGCCTGCCGGAAAGCCCCGGCGGCGAGCGCAACTGGGACTATCGCTACACCTGGATCCGCGACGCTTCATTCACCGTCTATGCCTTCATGCGCCTGGGTTTTGTCGAGGAAGCCAACGCCTACATGCGCTGGCTCAAGGGGCGGGTCAGTGACTGCTGCGGGCAGCCAACCAAACTCAACATCCTCTACGGCATCGACGGGCGCCAGGAGCTGCCGGAAACCGCACTGCCCCACTTCAAAGGCCACGGCGGCGCCACGCCGGTGCGCATCGGCAACGGCGCGGTCGGGCAGATCCAGTTGGACATCTATGGCGAACTGATGGACGCGGTGTACCTGGTCAACAAATACGGCGAAGCCATCTCCCATGACGGCTGGAAACACACGGTGGAAGTCGCCGACCAGGTCTGCGATATCTGGAACACCAAAGATGTGGGCATCTGGGAAATGCGCGGCGAGCAGCATCACTTCCTGCACTCGCGGCTGATGTGCTGGGTGGCGCTGGACCGCGCAATCCGTCTCGCCTCCAAGCGCTCGCTGCCAGCACCGTTCGCCCGTTGGGACCAGACACGCCAGGCGATCTACGCCGACATCTGGAGCAACTTCTGGAACGAGGAGCGTGGGCATTTTGTGCAGCATATCGGCAGCACGGCGCTCGACGGCTCGATGCTGCTGATGCCGCTGGTGCGTTTCGTCGCGGCCACCGACCCACGCTGGCTGTCGACGCTGGAAGCGATCCAGAAAAGCCTGGTACGCGACGGCATGGTCTATCGCTATCGCAACGACGACAACCCAATCGACGGCCTGCAAGGCACCGAAGGTGCATTTACCGCGTGCTCGTTCTGGTACGTCGAATGCCTGGCCCGCGCCGGGCAAGTGGAAAAGGCCCACCTGGAGTTCGAACAACTGCTGCGCTATGCCAACCCACTGGGTCTGTACGCCGAAGAGTTCGACAACCAGGCCCGCCACCTGGGCAACACGCCCCAGGCCTTGAGCCACCTGGCGTTGATCAGCGCGGCGTCGTTCCTGGACCGCAAGCTCAGCGGGGAGAAGACGACCTGGCAGCCCTGA
- a CDS encoding glucose 1-dehydrogenase — protein sequence MHLSLQQQVALITGASSGIGAGAAKALADAGAAVVLNYNAQAAPAEALAAQINANGGRALAIGGDVSKEADVERLFAQTLDAFGHLDILVANSGLQKDANLVDMSLDDWNTVIGVNLTGQFLCARAAVRIFNRQGVREGVSRAAGKIIHMSSVHQLIPWAGHVNYAASKGGVEMLMRTLAQEVSAQRIRINGIAPGAIRTPINRAATEGAAEKELLKLIPYGRVGDVEDVANAVVWLASDASDYVVGSTLFIDGGMSLYPEFRGNG from the coding sequence ATGCACCTCTCGCTCCAGCAACAAGTCGCCCTCATCACCGGCGCCAGTTCCGGCATCGGTGCAGGCGCCGCCAAGGCCCTGGCCGACGCCGGCGCGGCCGTGGTGCTCAATTACAACGCCCAGGCCGCCCCTGCTGAAGCGCTCGCCGCACAGATCAACGCCAACGGCGGCCGTGCGCTTGCCATCGGCGGGGACGTGTCAAAAGAGGCCGATGTGGAACGCCTGTTCGCCCAGACGCTCGACGCCTTCGGCCACTTGGACATTCTTGTCGCCAACTCCGGCCTGCAAAAAGACGCCAACCTGGTCGATATGAGCCTTGATGACTGGAACACAGTGATCGGCGTCAACCTCACCGGCCAGTTCCTCTGTGCCCGCGCGGCCGTGCGTATCTTCAATCGCCAGGGCGTGCGCGAAGGCGTGTCGCGGGCGGCGGGAAAAATCATTCATATGAGCTCGGTACACCAGTTGATCCCTTGGGCCGGCCATGTGAATTACGCCGCCTCCAAAGGCGGTGTCGAGATGTTGATGCGCACCCTCGCCCAGGAAGTCAGCGCGCAGCGCATCCGTATCAACGGCATTGCGCCGGGGGCGATCCGCACGCCGATCAACCGGGCGGCCACCGAAGGCGCGGCAGAAAAGGAACTGCTGAAACTGATTCCCTACGGCCGGGTCGGCGACGTCGAAGACGTGGCCAACGCCGTGGTCTGGCTGGCCAGCGATGCCTCCGACTATGTAGTCGGCAGCACCCTGTTCATCGACGGCGGCATGAGCCTTTATCCGGAGTTTCGTGGCAATGGTTGA